A stretch of the Thiocystis violascens DSM 198 genome encodes the following:
- a CDS encoding DUF427 domain-containing protein yields MAKAVWKNQTIAESDAVVEVEGNLYFPLDAVRREFLEPSERTTRCPWKGEARYYHIVVGDDCNVDAAWFYPDPKPAASNIKDHVAFWRGVAVER; encoded by the coding sequence ATGGCCAAAGCAGTTTGGAAGAATCAGACGATCGCTGAAAGCGATGCGGTCGTTGAAGTGGAGGGCAACCTCTACTTCCCCCTGGACGCGGTCCGTCGCGAGTTCCTGGAACCGAGCGAGCGGACGACCCGGTGTCCCTGGAAGGGCGAGGCCCGGTATTACCACATCGTGGTGGGAGACGATTGCAACGTGGACGCGGCCTGGTTCTATCCCGACCCCAAGCCCGCGGCCTCGAACATCAAGGATCATGTGGCGTTCTGGCGCGGCGTCGCCGTGGAGCGCTAA